The Candidatus Schekmanbacteria bacterium genome contains the following window.
CAAACCTAAAGGAAGAAAAAATAGAGCTGCTGTCAAAAGTGAAACTAATGGTTGTCCCCTCTACAGTAAACAAAATGACAAAGGATGGTTTTATTTAAAAAAAGTTTGTATTATAATTCTAAAAAAAAATGAGAAAATTATGAGACGGATAATTGGTATTTTAGGAGTTTTTCTTTTGTTGATTCTCTTGACAGCGCAGAAGAGTGAAGCACGAAATGGACTTGCTGATATTCTTAGTAAAGGCGGCGGAAAAGATATTCCTATAAATATTACTTCAGATAGAATGGAAGCATATAATAAGAAAGACCTTATCATATTTTATGGAAATGTTAAGGCAACAAGAGGAGACACAACTCTATGGGCTGATAGAATGGATATTTATTTGGACAAATCCAATAAAAAAATAAGCAAGATTGTTGCTCTTGGGAATGTAAAAGTAAATCAAGGAGATAAAAACGCTGTAGCAGAAAAAGGAACTTATTTCGATAAAACACAGGAAATAGTGCTTGAAGGGAATCCTCTTGTCTGGCAAAAGAACAATGTTTTGAAAGGAAGCAGTATAAGTTTACACCTTGACCAAGATAGAATTGTTGTGAATTCTGCAAAAGTAAAAATTGAGCCGAAGACATTTAATAAAAAAGAGAAAAAGGGAAAATAGCTTTTAAGTAGTTATTTCAAAAGAAAGAGAAAAAAAGTAATGAATAAATCGTTAAAAATTGTATCAGTAAGCAAAACATATGGTAATCGCCGTGTAGTGGATAATGTTTCTATGGAAGTATTTGATGGAGAAGTAGTGGGACTTCTTGGCCCAAACGGGGCTGGTAAGACAACTACATTCTATATGGTAGTTGGAATGATTACTCCTGAAAGTGGAGAAATAATTTTAAATAATGAAAATATCGTAAATTTGCCGATGTATATGAGGGCAAGAAAAGGCATTGCCTATTTGCCTCAAGAATCATCAGTTTTTAGGAAACTTACTGTTGAGGAAAATTTTAAAGCAATCTTAGAGATGCAGAATATTTCACAAAAGAATGGAAAAAAACGATTAAAAGAATTACTTGAAGAGCTTGGTCTAACCCATTTGGCGAAAAATAAAGCATATACCCTTTCAGGGGGAGAAAGACGAAGATTGG
Protein-coding sequences here:
- the lptA gene encoding lipopolysaccharide transport periplasmic protein LptA, which encodes MRRIIGILGVFLLLILLTAQKSEARNGLADILSKGGGKDIPINITSDRMEAYNKKDLIIFYGNVKATRGDTTLWADRMDIYLDKSNKKISKIVALGNVKVNQGDKNAVAEKGTYFDKTQEIVLEGNPLVWQKNNVLKGSSISLHLDQDRIVVNSAKVKIEPKTFNKKEKKGK
- the lptB gene encoding LPS export ABC transporter ATP-binding protein, with the translated sequence MNKSLKIVSVSKTYGNRRVVDNVSMEVFDGEVVGLLGPNGAGKTTTFYMVVGMITPESGEIILNNENIVNLPMYMRARKGIAYLPQESSVFRKLTVEENFKAILEMQNISQKNGKKRLKELLEELGLTHLAKNKAYTLSGGERRRLEITRTLITNPDFILLDEPFAGIEPKAVDEIQQIINLLKNRGIGIIITDHNVRETLKITDRAYIISEGKVIEHGTPETIAKNENVRKVYLGNNFELLN